In the genome of Flexistipes sinusarabici DSM 4947, one region contains:
- a CDS encoding polyprenyl synthetase family protein: protein MTTFNLKKYMKFWAQKTENWLKTNLSSFDKNTEGLTEAMRYSLLAGGKRLRPVLIYSSYGIFDNDFDKVVPYAAAVEMLHTYSLIHDDLPAMDDDDYRRGNPTNHKMFGEATAILAGDALLTKAFEVMLDPVINPETEEKLRCEAALKLAKAGGDRGMIAGQFVDVESENSYFTAEKLDFIHNYKTAALLGYCTELGTVLGYGGEEDKERLKRFGINIGLAFQIVDDLLDISATTEQLGKDAGSDLKKGKATYPGLYGVDESKKKARALIDESVALVDCYGAASRPLAEIARFVIDRNN, encoded by the coding sequence ATGACGACATTCAATCTTAAAAAATATATGAAGTTCTGGGCACAAAAAACGGAAAACTGGCTGAAAACAAATTTAAGCAGTTTCGATAAAAATACCGAAGGATTGACTGAAGCTATGAGATACAGCCTTCTTGCCGGAGGCAAACGTCTCAGACCTGTTTTGATATATTCTTCTTATGGAATTTTCGATAATGATTTTGATAAGGTTGTTCCATATGCTGCAGCTGTGGAAATGCTGCACACTTATTCACTCATTCACGATGATCTGCCGGCAATGGACGATGATGATTACAGACGCGGTAATCCCACCAATCATAAAATGTTCGGTGAAGCAACGGCTATACTGGCGGGGGATGCTTTACTGACAAAGGCATTTGAAGTGATGCTGGATCCTGTTATAAATCCGGAAACTGAAGAAAAACTGCGCTGCGAAGCTGCATTGAAACTTGCAAAAGCGGGTGGAGACAGAGGGATGATTGCCGGTCAGTTTGTTGATGTTGAATCTGAAAATTCGTATTTTACAGCTGAAAAGCTCGATTTCATACATAATTATAAAACAGCAGCTTTGCTGGGATACTGTACTGAATTGGGGACAGTCCTCGGTTACGGCGGTGAAGAGGACAAAGAACGCTTAAAAAGATTCGGTATAAATATTGGGCTGGCGTTTCAGATTGTTGACGATCTGTTGGATATTTCCGCCACTACAGAACAGCTGGGCAAAGATGCAGGCAGCGACCTGAAAAAAGGTAAAGCCACCTATCCGGGGCTGTATGGCGTGGATGAATCAAAAAAGAAGGCCAGAGCATTAATTGATGAATCCGTAGCACTTGTTGACTGTTATGGAGCAGCTTCACGGCCATTGGCAGAGATTGCTCGTTTTGTAATAGACAGAAATAATTAG
- a CDS encoding IS5 family transposase, translated as MYYLLKTKGVVMEKYIEPTVLDSMLDFKANDSTYLDKINSLIDWKKVKSILDKKYRWTKNTSGSRAYSPLLLFKILLVQSWEKLSDPQAEFALKDRLSVIRFVGVSVSGEVPDHSTISRFRSRLLELEIFDELFSEINRQLSELNLIVKSRKEAIIDATLVESSCRPRKVVNDIAEDRHEGDDDNDSSCGGSGGNNESNISYSKDTDASWLKKGNRAYYGYKQFFCVNSDGYILGEMVKSARESEVRNLAPLLQKLNLPKGTAIYADKGYSSESNRKDISGTYADMIMYKAARNKPLTGFQKFHNKAVSKVRYVVEQAIGLIKLHFGYTRSRFIGIDKVRLELSIHCMAYNLRKGALRMIDKI; from the coding sequence ATGTATTATTTATTAAAGACAAAAGGAGTTGTTATGGAAAAGTACATAGAACCCACAGTATTAGATTCAATGTTAGACTTTAAAGCTAATGATTCGACTTATCTTGATAAGATAAATTCACTTATAGACTGGAAGAAAGTAAAATCAATCCTTGATAAGAAATACAGATGGACTAAGAACACATCTGGCAGCAGAGCTTATTCCCCGTTACTTTTGTTTAAAATACTTTTAGTACAGTCGTGGGAAAAGCTGAGTGACCCTCAGGCTGAATTTGCCTTAAAGGATCGGTTGTCAGTAATAAGATTTGTAGGAGTAAGTGTATCCGGAGAAGTTCCGGATCACAGTACCATCAGCAGGTTTCGGAGCAGATTACTTGAATTGGAGATATTTGACGAGTTATTTTCAGAGATAAACAGGCAGTTATCGGAATTAAATTTAATAGTGAAAAGCAGGAAGGAAGCGATAATAGATGCGACATTGGTAGAGTCCTCGTGCCGTCCCCGTAAAGTAGTAAATGATATTGCAGAAGATCGGCATGAAGGAGATGATGACAATGATAGTTCCTGTGGTGGTTCCGGAGGGAATAATGAAAGCAACATAAGTTATTCGAAGGACACTGATGCGAGTTGGTTAAAGAAGGGTAATAGAGCGTATTATGGCTACAAACAATTTTTCTGTGTAAATTCGGACGGTTATATATTGGGAGAAATGGTAAAGAGTGCCAGAGAGAGTGAGGTGCGGAATTTGGCACCTTTATTACAAAAGCTTAATTTGCCTAAGGGAACGGCAATATATGCAGATAAAGGCTACAGCAGTGAATCTAACCGCAAAGACATATCAGGAACCTATGCAGATATGATAATGTATAAGGCAGCGCGGAATAAGCCACTTACAGGATTTCAGAAATTTCATAACAAGGCAGTAAGCAAGGTTCGTTATGTCGTTGAGCAGGCAATTGGATTGATTAAGCTTCATTTTGGTTATACTCGTAGCCGGTTTATAGGTATTGATAAAGTTAGGCTGGAATTGTCTATACATTGTATGGCATATAATCTGAGAAAGGGTGCTTTAAGAATGATTGACAAGATTTAA
- the xseB gene encoding exodeoxyribonuclease VII small subunit: MSKDQTFEKKIKRLEEIVNQLEEGDYGIEETLKLFQEGMKLSKECKKILDDVELRVNKVLGTDEEENLITENFDDDIQS; encoded by the coding sequence ATGAGTAAAGATCAAACTTTTGAGAAAAAGATTAAACGCCTTGAGGAGATCGTTAATCAGCTTGAAGAAGGCGATTACGGTATTGAAGAGACCCTGAAGCTTTTTCAGGAAGGGATGAAATTAAGCAAAGAATGTAAAAAAATACTTGATGATGTGGAGTTAAGGGTGAATAAAGTTCTGGGTACGGATGAGGAAGAAAATTTAATTACGGAGAACTTTGATGACGACATTCAATCTTAA